The following are encoded together in the Chanodichthys erythropterus isolate Z2021 chromosome 16, ASM2448905v1, whole genome shotgun sequence genome:
- the c16h14orf119 gene encoding uncharacterized protein C14orf119 homolog, protein MAWFHQALQGSGQPDASMTVEDLSHTQVSKHTITQLGMSDGQGWSTHPPVSITDFPPASGGIVPQRLEALSCTSLNVSSREDSVPLSFVTLQEQRCVLGWFFGWNTVQKHRFLEDLISKAVPGKVSSLLDQLNTLQVNDRPPNIFECQLRLWTQWFDSWSEGERNAFVTSLEEKDPAFVAHFYSRVAGTAGGD, encoded by the exons ATGGCTTGGTTCCACCAGGCTTTACAAGGCTCAGGCCAGCCAGATGCATCCATGACAGTGGAGGATCTGTCCCATACACAGGTCTCTAAGCACACCATTACACAGTTAGGAATGTCTGATGGACAAGGTTGGTCAACCCATCCTCCAGTCTCCATCACAGACTTTCCCCCTGCCTCAGGAGGCATCGTCCCCCAACGTCTGGAGGCACTGTCCTGCACATCTCTCAACGTGTCCTCCAGAGAAGACTCTGTGCCGCTGTCTTTCGTGACGCTTCAGGAGCAAAGATGTGTACTCGGTTGGTTTTTCGGATGGAACACGGTCCAGAAGCACCGCTTTCTGGAAGATCTGATCTCAAAGGCCGTGCCTGGAAAGGTGTCTAGTTTATTAGACCAGCTCAACACACTACAG GTGAACGATCGCCCACCCAACATTTTTGAATGCCAGTTAAGACTATGGACTCAGTGGTTTGATTCATGGAGTGAAGGGGAGAGAAATGCCTTTGTGACCAGCTTAGAGGAAAAGGACCCAGCCTTTGTTGCGCACTTCTATAGCCGGGTTGCCGGAACAGCAGGCGGAGATTGA